A single genomic interval of Astyanax mexicanus isolate ESR-SI-001 chromosome 4, AstMex3_surface, whole genome shotgun sequence harbors:
- the LOC125801665 gene encoding uncharacterized protein LOC125801665 yields MYTEIRHTVTPPTELRRRVDACEAVTKAFVKIAYERIVEVDGEFNAEHEKGRLQELLNCDYARSVYGSVISKRSSKSSLYSATSLVVAKRADAAAELAAKEAEFEMLIEEEKQLEKIQQQQRALEAQRRELERLQAEKELKAARARVEAYDLEATRESVINIGSNLSNKCKKGTSTTPPTAVSQSKDTASHHLEVSLLAQAFQDSVALNRLPVPEPFVFNGDPIQFMEWKSSFQFLIDKRCVSPAEKLFYLKKYVGGPARKALDGTFYRNDSVAFQDAWSKLNQRYGQPFTIQRAFRTKLANWSKIQPKDALGLRDLSDFLISCQEAMPYVKGLEILNDCEENQKIVQKLPDWIVSRWNRQVTQSLTEKQEFPSFKDFAAFVAMEAEVACNPVTSFHALYSLDPSSDKRNPREHKKPKANVLSSQAVTDSECQHSSKKGVKLSCVLCQDHRHQLHGCLKFTAMSLEERKNYVKERKLCYACLKFGHHANECRHRHTCNTCKGRHPTCLHDNSYVKKEAPAPSSDTSLNKASESTTSVSLSIAGESSHHTSMIVPVWVSTKSNPCMERLVYALLDTQSDTTFVDQGVSNILQAEKYPVKLKLTTMSGKGTIFQSERVSGLCVRGYSSATHIDLPPAYTKDCIPVNPMHIPTCESAKKWAHLSEIADEIQPYKDCEVGLLIGYNCPRAMAPKQVILGGDEEPFAIRTDLGWSVVGRSTPTLVPPLPTSLCHRISVKEMPLVTPADVIRVLESDFKDGRDDSKTVSQDDVMFLNKLGSGIQKNTEGHYEMPLPFKRRPSLPDNKNLAILRLNHLKRKLSKDKKYKDHYVKFMEDVISKGDAEEVHDSGIEGEKWYIPHHGIYHAKKQDKLRVVFDCSAHYKGTSLNDHLLSGPDLINNLIGILIRFRQHPIALMCDVEKMFHQFHVCETDRDFLRFLWWSKGDLSTEPKEFRMRVHLFGAVSSPGCANYGLKYLAKENKDLYPLGAKFITRDFYVDDGVVSVNNVENAIQVATEARDLCAKGGLRLHKFVSNNRAVLESIPPSERSADVGNLDLTFDDLPLERALGVQWDPQSDHFKFSGSLKEQPATRRGVLSTVASLYDPLGFVAPFVLNGKRILQEMCRWGTGWDDDMGDELQPRWERWRNDLAFLNQVTIPRSYTPVGFGEITKTELHHFSDASTKGYGQCSYLRFYNAKGDVHCALVIGKSRVAPTKVTTVPRLELTAAVVSVKMSSMLKEELASLEAEEFFWTDSKVVLGYIRNEARRFHTFVANRVQKIHLGSHPQQWRYVASNENPADHASRGLTLRELLTSTWLTGPEFLWKPEFQWPADETPELEIGDPEVRAAQSLTTETTKQFNIVDRLSKFSSWSRAVRAVARILRCIRKNKSKGITTVEERENAESAIIKNLQGQVFQNELGLLNKDIPLPSNNRLHRLNPFIDKDGVLKVGGRLCNSSLSNSFKHPIILPKDHHITRLIIAHHHEKVEHQGKGLTLNEIRANGYWMPGVGRTVASYIHRCVTCRKLRKPVEEQRMADLPPERVEQSAPFTYCGMDCFGPFPTKQGRKVYKRYGLIFTCFYSRAIHIEMLDDMSTDAFINSLRCFIAIRGAVRQIKSDQGSNFVGAKRELKESLNEVDPERIATFLAEKQCDFIMNAPCSSHAGGVWERQIRTVRNVLRSTIALSSDKLNDASLRAFLYEAMAIVNSRPLTVDNLTDPDSLEPLTPNHLLTQKSNKALPPPGEFVREDMYGKKRWRHVQYLAEQFWSRWRKEYLATIATRQRWHSPRRNVQTGDVVMLRDDNLPRCEWRLGRVSETTPDKDGLVRRVKVQLGDKHLGKKGERLSKLSVVERPVQKLVLLLETS; encoded by the coding sequence ATGTATACAGAAATCCGGCACACTGTAACACCACCTACTGAGTTAAGACGACGAGTAGATGCCTGTGAAGCTGTCACAAAGGCCTTTGTAAAAATTGCCTATGAGAGAATTGTAGAAGTTGATGGCGAGTTTAATGCAGAACACGAAAAGGGTCGTCTACAGGAGCTGCTTAACTGTGACTATGCACGTTCAGTCTATGGGTCAGTTATCTCAAAGAGAAGTTCTAAGTCAAGTCTTTATTCCGCTACATCACTGGTGGTGGCAAAACGGGCAGATGCTGCAGCAGAACTGGCAGCAAAAGAGGCTGAATTTGAGATGCTAATAGAGGAAGAGAAACAACTGGAAAAAATACAACAACAGCAAAGAGCTCTGGAGGCTCAGCGCCGCGAACTGGAGCGATTGCAGGCAGAAAAAGAACTGAAAGCAGCAAGAGCTAGGGTAGAAGCTTATGATCTGGAGGCCACTCGAGAAAGTGTTATTAATATTGGCTCAAACCTCAGCAACAAATGTAAAAAGGGAACAAGCACTACACCCCCAACTGCTGTTAGTCAATCTAAAGATACAGCATCTCACCATTTAGAGGTTTCCCTTCTGGCCCAAGCCTTCCAAGATAGTGTGGCACTAAACAGACTTCCTGTTCCTGAGCCATTTGTGTTTAATGGAGATCCCATTCAGTTTATGGAATGGAAGTCAAGCTTTCAGTTTCTTATTGACAAAAGATGCGTCTCTCCTGCAGAaaagctgttttatttaaagaaatacgTAGGTGGCCCTGCTCGCAAAGCTTTAGATGGCACCTTCTACAGGAATGACAGTGTGGCTTTTCAGGATGCATGGTCCAAACTGAACCAACGATATGGCCAGCCATTCACCATCCAAAGAGCCTTTCGGACGAAACTTGCTAATTGGTCAAAAATTCAGCCAAAGGATGCACTAGGGCTTAGAGACCTGTCTGACTTCCTGATTTCTTGTCAAGAAGCTATGCCTTATGTCAAGGGTCTTGAAATACTGAACGACTGTGAGGAGAATCAAAAAATTGTCCAAAAACTTCCTGACTGGATTGTTTCACGTTGGAACAGACAAGTAACACAATCCCTAACTGAGAAACAAGAATTCCCAAGTTTCAAAGACTTTGCTGCATTTGTGGCCATGGAAGCTGAAGTTGCTTGCAACCCAGTAACTTCTTTTCATGCACTCTATTCTCTGGATCCATCTTCTGATAAGCGCAATCCACGAGAACATAAAAAACCCAAGGCTAATGTTCTCAGCAGTCAAGCAGTTACAGACAGTGAGTGTCAACATTCATCCAAGAAAGGTGTAAAACTCTCCTGTGTGCTGTGTCAAGATCATAGACACCAGCTTCATGGCTGCCTCAAGTTCACAGCAATGTCCTTAGAAGAGCGCAAAAATTATGTGAAGGAAAGAAAACTGTGCTATGCGTGTTTGAAATTTGGCCACCATGCAAATGAGTGTCGTCATCGCCATACCTGTAACACTTGTAAAGGAAGGCATCCAACATGTCTCCATGACAACAGTTATGTAAAGAAAGAAGCTCCTGCACCTTCCTCTGACACATCTCTAAATAAAGCAAGTGAAAGTACAACCTCAGTGTCACTCAGCATAGCTGGAGAAAGTTCTCACCACACATCCATGATTGTGCCAGTATGGGTGTCAACAAAGAGTAATCCATGCATGGAAAGGCTAGTGTATGCTCTCCTAGATACACAAAGTGACACCACATTTGTTGACCAGGGAGTAAGTAACATTTTACAAGCTGAGAAGTATCCAGTGAAGCTTAAGTTGACTACTATGAGTGGAAAGGGCACAATCTTCCAAAGTGAAAGGGTATCTGGACTTTGTGTGAGAGGCTATAGCTCAGCCACACACATTGATCTTCCACCAGCCTATACGAAAGATTGTATACCCGTAAACCCCATGCACATCCCTACTTGTGAGTCAGCCAAGAAATGGGCCCATCTTTCAGAGATAGCTGATGAAATCCAACCATACAAAGACTGTGAAGTAGGACTGCTGATAGGCTACAACTGCCCAAGAGCAATGGCACCAAAACAGGTTATACTGGGAGGAGACGAAGAACCCTTTGCCATTCGCACAGACTTAGGATGGAGTGTTGTGGGCCGTTCCACACCCACACTGGTCCCTCCCCTTCCCACTAGCTTATGTCATCGCATTTCTGTCAAAGAGATGCCTCTTGTAACTCCTGCAGATGTCATTCGTGTTCTAGAGTCTGACTTCAAGGATGGAAGGGACGACAGCAAGACGGTGTCCCAAGATGATGTCATGTTCCTGAACAAGCTGGGTAGTGGTATACAGAAGAATACTGAGGGTCATTACGAAATGCCTCTGCCCTTCAAAAGAAGACCCAGTCTACCAGACAACAAAAATCTGGCCATCCTGCGACTTAACCACCTTAAACGAAAATTGTCAAAGGACAAGAAGTACAAGGACCACTATGTTAAGTTCATGGAGGATGTAATTAGTAAGGGAGATGCAGAAGAAGTCCATGACTCAGGCATTGAAGGTGAAAAATGGTATATTCCACACCATGGCATCTACCACGCGAAGAAGCAGGACAAGCTTCGGGTAGTGTTTGACTGTTCAGCACATTATAAAGGAACCAGCCTAAATGACCATCTCCTCTCTGGACCTGACCTGATAAACAACTTGATTGGCATTCTTATCAGGTTTCGACAACACCCCATTGCATTAATGTGCGATGTTGAAAAGATGTTCCACCAGTTCCATGTATGTGAAACTGACAGAGACTTCCTGCGCTTTCTTTGGTGGAGTAAAGGAGATCTCAGCACCGAACCCAAGGAGTTCCGTATGAGGGTACATCTATTTGGTGCGGTTTCCTCCCCTGGGTGTGCCAACTACGGACTGAAATACCTGGCCAAGGAGAACAAGGACCTCTATCCTCTCGGTGCTAAGTTTATTACAAGGGACTTTTATGTGGACGATGGGGTGGTATCTGTGAATAATGTCGAAAATGCCATTCAGGTCGCAACGGAAGCACGAGATCTTTGTGCCAAAGGTGGTCTTAGATTACACAAGTTTGTGTCCAATAATCGAGCTGTCTTAGAAAGCATACCACCATCTGAGCGATCAGCTGATGTTGGGAACCTTGACCTTACCTTTGATGACCTGCCATTGGAGAGGGCATTAGGTGTCCAGTGGGATCCACAGTCTGACCACTTCAAGTTCAGTGGCAGCCTTAAAGAACAGCCTGCAACTCGTCGTGGAGTTTTATCCACAGTTGCTTCTCTGTACGATCCATTGGGATTTGTAGCTCCATTTGTGCTCAATGGAAAAAGGATACTTCAAGAGATGTGTAGGTGGGGAACAGGCTGGGATGACGACATGGGAGATGAACTTCAACCAAGATGGGAGCGCTGGAGAAATGATCTAGCCTTCCTAAACCAGGTTACTATACCCCGTAGTTATACACCTGTTGGATTTGGTGAGATTACCAAGACTGAACTGCATCATTTTTCTGATGCGAGCACAAAAGGATATGGCCAGTGTTCCTACTTGAGATTTTACAATGCAAAAGGAGATGTGCACTGTGCCCTTGTCATTGGGAAATCCAGAGTAGCTCCCACAAAGGTCACAACTGTCCCTAGGCTGGAATTAACTGCTGCTGTTGTTTCGGTGAAGATGAGTAGCATGCTCAAAGAGGAATTAGCATCTCTTGAGGCAGAGGAATTCTTCTGGACGGACTCAAAGGTGGTTTTGGGGTACATAAGGAATGAAGCAAGACGTTTTCACACATTCGTCGCAAACAGAGTTCAGAAGATTCATCTTGGCTCACACCCGCAACAATGGAGGTATGTTGCATCCAATGAGAATCCTGCAGATCATGCCTCCAGGGGCCTTACCCTCAGAGAACTCCTCACATCCACCTGGCTCACAGGTCCAGAGTTCTTGTGGAAACCGGAATTTCAATGGCCAGCAGATGAGACTCCAGAGCTGGAAATAGGAGATCCTGAAGTCAGAGCTGCTCAGTCCTTAACAACTGAAACAACAAAGCAGTTCAACATAGTTGATCGCCTATCTAAGTTTTCTTCCTGGTCACGGGCAGTTAGAGCTGTAGCACGTATCCTCAGATGCATCCGCAAGAACAAATCAAAAGGCATTACTACAGTGGAGGAAAGAGAAAATGCAGAAAGTGCCATTATCAAGAATCTGCAGGGACAAGTCTTTCAAAATGAGTTGGGTCTATTGAACAAAGACATTCCTCTACCATCCAACAATAGGTTGCACCGATTGAATCCATTCATTGACAAGGATGGGGTGCTTAAGGTGGGAGGAAGATTATGTAACTCGTCTCTTTCCAATTCATTCAAACATCCCATAATTCTCCCCAAAGATCACCACATCACAAGGCTGATCATCGCCCACCATCATGAAAAAGTGGAACATCAAGGCAAGGGTCTCACCCTTAATGAAATAAGGGCGAATGGTTACTGGATGCCAGGAGTCGGGCGTACAGTAGCATCCTATATTCATCGCTGTGTAACCTGCAGAAAGCTCAGGAAACCTGTAGAGGAGCAAAGGATGGCTGACTTGCCCCCTGAGCGTGTGGAACAGTCAGCTCCATTTACCTATTGTGGGATGGACTGCTTTGGCCCCTTTCCTACTAAACAAGGGCGGAAAGTGTATAAGAGATATGGTCTTATCTTCACCTGCTTTTACTCAAGGGCAATCCACATTGAGATGCTCGATGACATGTCGACTGATGCATTCATCAATAGCCTTCGATGTTTCATTGCTATCCGTGGTGCAGTACGGCAGATAAAATCAGATCAAGGGAGTAACTTTGTGGGAGCAAAACGTGAACTCAAGGAATCTCTTAACGAAGTGGACCCAGAACGCATAGCTACGTTCCTGGCAGAGAAGCAGTGCGACTTTATAATGAATGCGCCTTGTTCAAGTCATGCTGGTGGCGTCTGGGAGAGACAAATCAGGACAGTCAGAAATGTCCTCCGGTCCACAATTGCTCTCTCATCAGACAAGCTAAATGATGCCTCCTTACGAGCCTTTCTGTATGAAGCTATGGCTATTGTGAATAGCCGTCCACTTACAGTTGACAATCTCACAGACCCAGACAGCCTTGAACCTCTTACCCCTAATCATCTCCTCACTCAAAAGTCCAACAAAGCTCTACCGCCACCTGGTGAATTTGTAAGAGAGGACATGTATGGAAAAAAGAGATGGCGACATGTTCAGTATCTAGCTGAACAGTTTTGGAGCAGATGGCGCAAGGAATACCTTGCCACTATTGCTACCAGACAGCGCTGGCACTCACCCAGAAGAAACGTCCAAACTGGTGACGTTGTGATGTTAAGAGATGACAATCTTCCCAGATGTGAATGGCGTCTAGGCAGAGTGTCAGAGACCACCCCTGATAAGGATGGGCTCGTTCGTAGAGTCAAAGTACAATTAGGGGATAAGCATCTAGGTAAAAAGGGTGAACGTCTGAGCAAGTTGTCAGTCGTAGAACGCCCAGTTCAGAAACTGGTCCTCCTGCTGGAGACAAGTTAA